A single Megachile rotundata isolate GNS110a chromosome 9, iyMegRotu1, whole genome shotgun sequence DNA region contains:
- the LOC100883231 gene encoding uncharacterized protein LOC100883231 isoform X3, which produces MEDFKIKDEPMDMLNIDSQVMDENIVSVVLKEEPGDRFDPDYMEDICSGTFEKVFLPIENNEVDFSNEMVKLELDGESSSHQNWTAQIAGTNLCDKEDGAMQRCLASTNFIQVQDVEKHSGFCTNGQQPKFYKIQCSICKKWFLNNDSMVTHLRLHCSGNQCEVCQQNFQDNSSLHIHMLTHVGMSPLECNICQKRFAYKWCLRSHMQMHVLEKPYDNDPVHQAFMKRQDSENDQSINAGERLFECDVCHATFKEKSSLNRHVLTHTEERPYKCDICVAAFREKAKLNMHMTLHEGEKQFKCTMCYRSFTQKTALNNHMLAHSGEKPHACNICEKTYRRKSELIRHTMVHTGERPYECKECLMTFREKAKLNSHMLVHTGEKPHECHICHKACARKSDLNSHMLLHTGGQYDCKVCDKIFTRKSDLNRHTLIHTGEKPFACGLCDMAFREKTRLNSHMLIHTGDKRHACHICQKTFKEKSSLRKHMLSHTGDRPYECYVCHKAFTQKTTLNSHILVHAAERPYECSACQKIFKDKATLKKHLSVHTNEKTHECLICLKKFAHKAALNSHLSTNHTT; this is translated from the exons ATGgaagattttaaaataaaagatgaaCCAATGGATATGTTAAACATAGACAGTCAGGTTATG GACGAAAACATTGTAAGCGTTGTACTTAAAGAAGAACCTGGTGATAGATTTGATCCCGACTACATGGAGGACATCTGCTCTGGGACATTCGAGAAGGTATTTTTACCTATCGAAAATAACGAAGTTGACTTCTCCAATGAAATG GTAAAACTTGAATTGGATGGAGAATCTAGTAGTCATCAGAATTGGACAGCACAAATTGCTGGTACCAATTTGTGTGATAAAGAAGATGGTGCTATGCAAAGGTGCTTGGCAAGCACAAATTTTATACAAGTACAAGATGTCGAAAAACATTCTGGGTTTTGTACAAATGGACAGCAACCcaagttttataaaatacaatgtTCCATTTGTAAAAAATGGTTTTTGAACAATGATTCGATGGTTACTCATTTAAGGTTGCACTGCAGTGGAAACCAATGCGAAGTTTGCcaacaaaattttcaagataattccagtttacatatacatatgttgacTCATGTTGGGATGAGCCCACTAGAATGTAATATCTGTCAAAAGCGGTTTGCGTATAAATGGTGTTTACGCAGTCACATGCAAATGCACGTATTGGAAAAACCGTACGATAATGATCCGGTACATCAGGCGTTTATGAAAAGGCAAGATTCCGAGAACGACCAATCGATAAACGCGGGAGAAAGATTATTCGAATGCGATGTTTGTCATGCAACATTTAAGGAAAAATCTAGTCTGAATCGACATGTGCTTACCCATACGGAAGAAAGACCATACAAATGCGATATATGCGTTGCAGCATTTAGGGAAAAGGCAAAATTAAATATGCACATGACGTTGCACGAAGGAGAAAAGCAGTTCAAATGTACCATGTGTTACAGATCGTTTACACAGAAAACAGCACTAAATAATCACATGTTAGCGCACAGTGGTGAGAAACCACATGCATGCAACATTTGCGAGAAAACATATAGACGAAAGTCAGAGTTAATAAGACACACGATGGTTCATACTGGCGAAAGACCATACGAATGCAAAGAATGTCTGATGACTTTTCGGGAAAAGGCGAAATTAAATTCTCACATGCTTGTTCATACAGGTGAAAAACCACACGAGTGTCATATATGTCATAAAGCGTGCGCTCGCAAATCTGACCTTAACAGTCATATGCTATTGCATACCGGTGGTCAGTATGATTGTAAAGTTTGCGACAAAATATTTACTCGCAAATCTGATTTGAATCGGCATACTTTGATACACACAGGCGAAAAACCATTTGCTTGTGGCTTGTGTGACATGGCTTTCAGAGAGAAAACTAGATTAAATTCTCATATGCTTATACATACGGGTGACAAACGACACGCTTGTCACATTTGCCAGAAAACGTTTAAGGAAAAGTCTTCATTGCGAAAGCATATGTTAAGTCACACTGGTGACAGACCATACGAATGTTACGTGTGTCATAAAGCATTTACACAAAAAACAACGTTAAATAGCCACATATTAGTACACGCAGCAGAACGACCGTACGAATGTAGTGCgtgtcaaaaaatatttaaggACAAAGCAACATTAAAAAAACATTTATCAGTACATACAAACGAGAAAACTCACGAATGtctaatttgtttaaaaaagttTGCCCACAAAGCTGCATTAAATAGTCACTTATCAACAAATCATACGACCTAA
- the LOC100883231 gene encoding uncharacterized protein LOC100883231 isoform X4, whose amino-acid sequence MEDICSGTFEKVFLPIENNEVDFSNEMVKLELDGESSSHQNWTAQIAGTNLCDKEDGAMQRCLASTNFIQVQDVEKHSGFCTNGQQPKFYKIQCSICKKWFLNNDSMVTHLRLHCSGNQCEVCQQNFQDNSSLHIHMLTHVGMSPLECNICQKRFAYKWCLRSHMQMHVLEKPYDNDPVHQAFMKRQDSENDQSINAGERLFECDVCHATFKEKSSLNRHVLTHTEERPYKCDICVAAFREKAKLNMHMTLHEGEKQFKCTMCYRSFTQKTALNNHMLAHSGEKPHACNICEKTYRRKSELIRHTMVHTGERPYECKECLMTFREKAKLNSHMLVHTGEKPHECHICHKACARKSDLNSHMLLHTGGQYDCKVCDKIFTRKSDLNRHTLIHTGEKPFACGLCDMAFREKTRLNSHMLIHTGDKRHACHICQKTFKEKSSLRKHMLSHTGDRPYECYVCHKAFTQKTTLNSHILVHAAERPYECSACQKIFKDKATLKKHLSVHTNEKTHECLICLKKFAHKAALNSHLSTNHTT is encoded by the exons ATGGAGGACATCTGCTCTGGGACATTCGAGAAGGTATTTTTACCTATCGAAAATAACGAAGTTGACTTCTCCAATGAAATG GTAAAACTTGAATTGGATGGAGAATCTAGTAGTCATCAGAATTGGACAGCACAAATTGCTGGTACCAATTTGTGTGATAAAGAAGATGGTGCTATGCAAAGGTGCTTGGCAAGCACAAATTTTATACAAGTACAAGATGTCGAAAAACATTCTGGGTTTTGTACAAATGGACAGCAACCcaagttttataaaatacaatgtTCCATTTGTAAAAAATGGTTTTTGAACAATGATTCGATGGTTACTCATTTAAGGTTGCACTGCAGTGGAAACCAATGCGAAGTTTGCcaacaaaattttcaagataattccagtttacatatacatatgttgacTCATGTTGGGATGAGCCCACTAGAATGTAATATCTGTCAAAAGCGGTTTGCGTATAAATGGTGTTTACGCAGTCACATGCAAATGCACGTATTGGAAAAACCGTACGATAATGATCCGGTACATCAGGCGTTTATGAAAAGGCAAGATTCCGAGAACGACCAATCGATAAACGCGGGAGAAAGATTATTCGAATGCGATGTTTGTCATGCAACATTTAAGGAAAAATCTAGTCTGAATCGACATGTGCTTACCCATACGGAAGAAAGACCATACAAATGCGATATATGCGTTGCAGCATTTAGGGAAAAGGCAAAATTAAATATGCACATGACGTTGCACGAAGGAGAAAAGCAGTTCAAATGTACCATGTGTTACAGATCGTTTACACAGAAAACAGCACTAAATAATCACATGTTAGCGCACAGTGGTGAGAAACCACATGCATGCAACATTTGCGAGAAAACATATAGACGAAAGTCAGAGTTAATAAGACACACGATGGTTCATACTGGCGAAAGACCATACGAATGCAAAGAATGTCTGATGACTTTTCGGGAAAAGGCGAAATTAAATTCTCACATGCTTGTTCATACAGGTGAAAAACCACACGAGTGTCATATATGTCATAAAGCGTGCGCTCGCAAATCTGACCTTAACAGTCATATGCTATTGCATACCGGTGGTCAGTATGATTGTAAAGTTTGCGACAAAATATTTACTCGCAAATCTGATTTGAATCGGCATACTTTGATACACACAGGCGAAAAACCATTTGCTTGTGGCTTGTGTGACATGGCTTTCAGAGAGAAAACTAGATTAAATTCTCATATGCTTATACATACGGGTGACAAACGACACGCTTGTCACATTTGCCAGAAAACGTTTAAGGAAAAGTCTTCATTGCGAAAGCATATGTTAAGTCACACTGGTGACAGACCATACGAATGTTACGTGTGTCATAAAGCATTTACACAAAAAACAACGTTAAATAGCCACATATTAGTACACGCAGCAGAACGACCGTACGAATGTAGTGCgtgtcaaaaaatatttaaggACAAAGCAACATTAAAAAAACATTTATCAGTACATACAAACGAGAAAACTCACGAATGtctaatttgtttaaaaaagttTGCCCACAAAGCTGCATTAAATAGTCACTTATCAACAAATCATACGACCTAA
- the LOC100883231 gene encoding uncharacterized protein LOC100883231 isoform X2 encodes MKTKSKLQQMEDFKIKDEPMDMLNIDSQVMDENIVSVVLKEEPGDRFDPDYMEDICSGTFEKVFLPIENNEVDFSNEMVKLELDGESSSHQNWTAQIAGTNLCDKEDGAMQRCLASTNFIQVQDVEKHSGFCTNGQQPKFYKIQCSICKKWFLNNDSMVTHLRLHCSGNQCEVCQQNFQDNSSLHIHMLTHVGMSPLECNICQKRFAYKWCLRSHMQMHVLEKPYDNDPVHQAFMKRQDSENDQSINAGERLFECDVCHATFKEKSSLNRHVLTHTEERPYKCDICVAAFREKAKLNMHMTLHEGEKQFKCTMCYRSFTQKTALNNHMLAHSGEKPHACNICEKTYRRKSELIRHTMVHTGERPYECKECLMTFREKAKLNSHMLVHTGEKPHECHICHKACARKSDLNSHMLLHTGGQYDCKVCDKIFTRKSDLNRHTLIHTGEKPFACGLCDMAFREKTRLNSHMLIHTGDKRHACHICQKTFKEKSSLRKHMLSHTGDRPYECYVCHKAFTQKTTLNSHILVHAAERPYECSACQKIFKDKATLKKHLSVHTNEKTHECLICLKKFAHKAALNSHLSTNHTT; translated from the exons ATGAAAACGAAG AGTAAATTACAGCAAATGgaagattttaaaataaaagatgaaCCAATGGATATGTTAAACATAGACAGTCAGGTTATG GACGAAAACATTGTAAGCGTTGTACTTAAAGAAGAACCTGGTGATAGATTTGATCCCGACTACATGGAGGACATCTGCTCTGGGACATTCGAGAAGGTATTTTTACCTATCGAAAATAACGAAGTTGACTTCTCCAATGAAATG GTAAAACTTGAATTGGATGGAGAATCTAGTAGTCATCAGAATTGGACAGCACAAATTGCTGGTACCAATTTGTGTGATAAAGAAGATGGTGCTATGCAAAGGTGCTTGGCAAGCACAAATTTTATACAAGTACAAGATGTCGAAAAACATTCTGGGTTTTGTACAAATGGACAGCAACCcaagttttataaaatacaatgtTCCATTTGTAAAAAATGGTTTTTGAACAATGATTCGATGGTTACTCATTTAAGGTTGCACTGCAGTGGAAACCAATGCGAAGTTTGCcaacaaaattttcaagataattccagtttacatatacatatgttgacTCATGTTGGGATGAGCCCACTAGAATGTAATATCTGTCAAAAGCGGTTTGCGTATAAATGGTGTTTACGCAGTCACATGCAAATGCACGTATTGGAAAAACCGTACGATAATGATCCGGTACATCAGGCGTTTATGAAAAGGCAAGATTCCGAGAACGACCAATCGATAAACGCGGGAGAAAGATTATTCGAATGCGATGTTTGTCATGCAACATTTAAGGAAAAATCTAGTCTGAATCGACATGTGCTTACCCATACGGAAGAAAGACCATACAAATGCGATATATGCGTTGCAGCATTTAGGGAAAAGGCAAAATTAAATATGCACATGACGTTGCACGAAGGAGAAAAGCAGTTCAAATGTACCATGTGTTACAGATCGTTTACACAGAAAACAGCACTAAATAATCACATGTTAGCGCACAGTGGTGAGAAACCACATGCATGCAACATTTGCGAGAAAACATATAGACGAAAGTCAGAGTTAATAAGACACACGATGGTTCATACTGGCGAAAGACCATACGAATGCAAAGAATGTCTGATGACTTTTCGGGAAAAGGCGAAATTAAATTCTCACATGCTTGTTCATACAGGTGAAAAACCACACGAGTGTCATATATGTCATAAAGCGTGCGCTCGCAAATCTGACCTTAACAGTCATATGCTATTGCATACCGGTGGTCAGTATGATTGTAAAGTTTGCGACAAAATATTTACTCGCAAATCTGATTTGAATCGGCATACTTTGATACACACAGGCGAAAAACCATTTGCTTGTGGCTTGTGTGACATGGCTTTCAGAGAGAAAACTAGATTAAATTCTCATATGCTTATACATACGGGTGACAAACGACACGCTTGTCACATTTGCCAGAAAACGTTTAAGGAAAAGTCTTCATTGCGAAAGCATATGTTAAGTCACACTGGTGACAGACCATACGAATGTTACGTGTGTCATAAAGCATTTACACAAAAAACAACGTTAAATAGCCACATATTAGTACACGCAGCAGAACGACCGTACGAATGTAGTGCgtgtcaaaaaatatttaaggACAAAGCAACATTAAAAAAACATTTATCAGTACATACAAACGAGAAAACTCACGAATGtctaatttgtttaaaaaagttTGCCCACAAAGCTGCATTAAATAGTCACTTATCAACAAATCATACGACCTAA
- the LOC100883231 gene encoding uncharacterized protein LOC100883231 isoform X1: protein MFVVPFLLIYFQINNLKSKLQQMEDFKIKDEPMDMLNIDSQVMDENIVSVVLKEEPGDRFDPDYMEDICSGTFEKVFLPIENNEVDFSNEMVKLELDGESSSHQNWTAQIAGTNLCDKEDGAMQRCLASTNFIQVQDVEKHSGFCTNGQQPKFYKIQCSICKKWFLNNDSMVTHLRLHCSGNQCEVCQQNFQDNSSLHIHMLTHVGMSPLECNICQKRFAYKWCLRSHMQMHVLEKPYDNDPVHQAFMKRQDSENDQSINAGERLFECDVCHATFKEKSSLNRHVLTHTEERPYKCDICVAAFREKAKLNMHMTLHEGEKQFKCTMCYRSFTQKTALNNHMLAHSGEKPHACNICEKTYRRKSELIRHTMVHTGERPYECKECLMTFREKAKLNSHMLVHTGEKPHECHICHKACARKSDLNSHMLLHTGGQYDCKVCDKIFTRKSDLNRHTLIHTGEKPFACGLCDMAFREKTRLNSHMLIHTGDKRHACHICQKTFKEKSSLRKHMLSHTGDRPYECYVCHKAFTQKTTLNSHILVHAAERPYECSACQKIFKDKATLKKHLSVHTNEKTHECLICLKKFAHKAALNSHLSTNHTT, encoded by the exons ATGTTCGTAGTAccatttttacttatttatttccaaataaataatttaaag AGTAAATTACAGCAAATGgaagattttaaaataaaagatgaaCCAATGGATATGTTAAACATAGACAGTCAGGTTATG GACGAAAACATTGTAAGCGTTGTACTTAAAGAAGAACCTGGTGATAGATTTGATCCCGACTACATGGAGGACATCTGCTCTGGGACATTCGAGAAGGTATTTTTACCTATCGAAAATAACGAAGTTGACTTCTCCAATGAAATG GTAAAACTTGAATTGGATGGAGAATCTAGTAGTCATCAGAATTGGACAGCACAAATTGCTGGTACCAATTTGTGTGATAAAGAAGATGGTGCTATGCAAAGGTGCTTGGCAAGCACAAATTTTATACAAGTACAAGATGTCGAAAAACATTCTGGGTTTTGTACAAATGGACAGCAACCcaagttttataaaatacaatgtTCCATTTGTAAAAAATGGTTTTTGAACAATGATTCGATGGTTACTCATTTAAGGTTGCACTGCAGTGGAAACCAATGCGAAGTTTGCcaacaaaattttcaagataattccagtttacatatacatatgttgacTCATGTTGGGATGAGCCCACTAGAATGTAATATCTGTCAAAAGCGGTTTGCGTATAAATGGTGTTTACGCAGTCACATGCAAATGCACGTATTGGAAAAACCGTACGATAATGATCCGGTACATCAGGCGTTTATGAAAAGGCAAGATTCCGAGAACGACCAATCGATAAACGCGGGAGAAAGATTATTCGAATGCGATGTTTGTCATGCAACATTTAAGGAAAAATCTAGTCTGAATCGACATGTGCTTACCCATACGGAAGAAAGACCATACAAATGCGATATATGCGTTGCAGCATTTAGGGAAAAGGCAAAATTAAATATGCACATGACGTTGCACGAAGGAGAAAAGCAGTTCAAATGTACCATGTGTTACAGATCGTTTACACAGAAAACAGCACTAAATAATCACATGTTAGCGCACAGTGGTGAGAAACCACATGCATGCAACATTTGCGAGAAAACATATAGACGAAAGTCAGAGTTAATAAGACACACGATGGTTCATACTGGCGAAAGACCATACGAATGCAAAGAATGTCTGATGACTTTTCGGGAAAAGGCGAAATTAAATTCTCACATGCTTGTTCATACAGGTGAAAAACCACACGAGTGTCATATATGTCATAAAGCGTGCGCTCGCAAATCTGACCTTAACAGTCATATGCTATTGCATACCGGTGGTCAGTATGATTGTAAAGTTTGCGACAAAATATTTACTCGCAAATCTGATTTGAATCGGCATACTTTGATACACACAGGCGAAAAACCATTTGCTTGTGGCTTGTGTGACATGGCTTTCAGAGAGAAAACTAGATTAAATTCTCATATGCTTATACATACGGGTGACAAACGACACGCTTGTCACATTTGCCAGAAAACGTTTAAGGAAAAGTCTTCATTGCGAAAGCATATGTTAAGTCACACTGGTGACAGACCATACGAATGTTACGTGTGTCATAAAGCATTTACACAAAAAACAACGTTAAATAGCCACATATTAGTACACGCAGCAGAACGACCGTACGAATGTAGTGCgtgtcaaaaaatatttaaggACAAAGCAACATTAAAAAAACATTTATCAGTACATACAAACGAGAAAACTCACGAATGtctaatttgtttaaaaaagttTGCCCACAAAGCTGCATTAAATAGTCACTTATCAACAAATCATACGACCTAA